The proteins below come from a single Aegilops tauschii subsp. strangulata cultivar AL8/78 chromosome 6, Aet v6.0, whole genome shotgun sequence genomic window:
- the LOC109763130 gene encoding uncharacterized protein: protein MIRRGMPPLLALLLVAAVTAQQEGNVPEQYAASLATRFDAPASWPFPNPRLRAAYAALQAWKQTAIFSDPANFTANWLGPDVCRYNGVYCAPAPSAYGAVTVAGIDLNHADIAGYIPASLPLGLPDLALLHLNSNRFCGVVPDTFRRLRLLHELDLSNNRFVGAFPEVVLALPSLKYLDLRFNDFEGAIPPALFDRPLDAIFLNSNRLRHPIPANLGNSPASVVVLAHNRLGGCIPPSIGRMADTLNEIVLIDDLLTGCVPPQVGLLKKVTVFDVSGNRLQGALPAAVGGMAAVEELDVAGNLFEGAVPAAVCGLAGLKNFTYADNFITSRPGCAQATADGAWNCIPGAPAQRPAAQCAAAASHPFDCSKAQCQFQAYTPATPTPGGGKPSSPSYPSPPSSTTTPSSHSPPKGSGTPAYPSPHQGSTTPSPPSSSTTPSYHSPPQGSTTPSPPGSTTPSYPTPPSSSSTPSYHSPPQGSTTPSPPGSTTPSYPTPPSSSSTPSYHSPPQGSTTPSPTQGSTTPSYPTPPSSSSTPSSHSPPPQSTPGTPSSYPSPSSGTPTPVGGHAPPPPTSADKPDGRYAPPPGSYGPTTPSGSTPPSSGSHTPSPPTEYPGYALPPHSSGTPGTTPPSQTHPGTPSSPSSGTTTPSTPEHCAPPSQGGSTGHPSPTPSGANLPFPPVYGMAYGSPPPPMKPYN from the coding sequence ATGATCCGGCGCGGCATGCCGCCGCTGCTCGCGCTCCTGCTTGTCGCCGCGGTCACCGCGCAGCAGGAGGGCAACGTGCCGGAGCAGTACGCGGCGTCCCTCGCCACCCGCTTCGACGCGCCGGCGAGCTGGCCGTTCCCGAACCCGCGCCTGCGGGCGGCCTACGCGGCGCTCCAGGCCTGGAAGCAGACGGCCATCTTCTCCGACCCGGCCAACTTCACCGCCAACTGGCTCGGCCCCGACGTCTGCCGCTACAACGGCGTCTACTGCGCGCCCGCCCCGTCCGCCTACGGTGCGGTGACCGTCGCCGGGATCGACCTCAACCACGCCGACATCGCGGGCTACATCCCCGCCTCCCTCCCGCTCGGCCTCCCGGACCTGGCGCTGCTGCACCTCAACTCCAACCGCTTCTGCGGGGTGGTGCCCGACACCTTCCGCCGCCTGCGCCTGCTCCACGAGCTCGACCTCAGCAACAACCGCTTCGTCGGCGCCTTCCCGGAGGTGGTGCTCGCGCTGCCGTCCCTCAAGTACCTCGACCTCCGCTTCAACGACTTCGAGGGCGCCATCCCGCCGGCGCTCTTCGACCGCCCGCTCGACGCCATCTTCCTCAACTCCAACCGCCTCCGCCACCCCATCCCCGCCAACCTCGGCAACTCGCCGGCCTCCGTCGTCGTGCTCGCGCACAACCGGCTCGGCGGCTGCATCCCGCCCTCCATCGGGAGGATGGCGGACACGCTCAACGAGATCGTGCTCATCGACGACCTGCTCACCGGCTGCGTCCCGCCGCAGGTCGGGCTGCTCAAGAAGGTGACGGTGTTCGACGTCAGCGGCAACCGGCTCCAGGGCGCGCTCCCCGCGGCCGTCGGCGGGATGGCCGCCGTCGAGGAGCTCGACGTCGCCGGGAACCTCTTCGAGGGCGCCGTGCCGGCCGCCGTCTGCGGCCTCGCCGGGCTCAAGAACTTCACCTACGCCGACAACTTCATCACCTCGCGCCCCGGCTGCGCGCAGGCCACCGCCGACGGCGCGTGGAACTGCATCCCCGGGGCGCCCGCGCAGCGCCCAGCGGCGCAGtgcgccgccgcggcctcccacCCGTTCGACTGCAGCAAGGCGCAATGCCAGTTCCAGGCGTACACTCCCGCCACCCCCACGCCCGGTGGTGGCAAACCTTCCAGCCCGTCCTACCCGTCGCCGCCGTCAAGCACGACCACTCCGTCGTCCCATTCGCCTCCCAAGGGCTCCGGCACGCCGGCATACCCCTCGCCGCATCAGGGATCCACCACCCCGTCGCCACCTTCAAGCTCCACCACCCCGTCATACCACTCGCCACCTCAGGGATCCACCACGCCATCGCCACCAGGCTCAACCACGCCGTCGTACCCGACGCCACCGTCCAGCTCCAGCACCCCGTCATACCACTCGCCGCCCCAGGGATCCACCACGCCATCGCCACCCGGCTCAACCACCCCGTCGTACCCGACGCCTCCGTCGAGCTCCAGCACCCCGTCGTACCACTCGCCGCCCCAGGGATCCACCACCCCATCTCCAACGCAGGGCTCGACCACACCGTCGtacccgacgccgccgtccagcTCCAGCACCCCGTCATcccactcgccgccgccgcagaGCACGCCGGGGACCCCGTCCTCGTACCCGTCTCCTTCGTCAGGCACCCCGAcgccagtaggaggccacgcgccGCCTCCCCCGACCTCAGCCGACAAGCCAGACGGTCGGTACGCGCCGCCCCCGGGCTCGTACGGCCCCACGACGCCCTCCGGCTCGACGCCACCCTCCTCCGGCAGCCACACGCCGTCGCCGCCCACGGAATACCCCGGCTACGCTCTGCCTCCCCACTCGTCGGGAACCCCAGGCACCACGCCTCCATCGCAGACGCACCCAGGCACCCCGTCCTCGCCGTCGTCAGGAACAACAACGCCGTCCACGCCCGAGCACTGCGCGCCGCCGTCCCAGGGCGGCAGCACCGGCCACCCGTCGCCGACGCCGTCCGGCGCGAATCTGCCGTTCCCGCCGGTGTACGGCATGGCATACGGGTCGCCGCCACCGCCAATGAAGCCGTACAACTAA
- the LOC109763133 gene encoding ethylene-responsive transcription factor CRF6-like, translating to MPPRRRGSSGYRGVRERPNGWYSVEIRSGDVRLGLGSFRSAHEAARAYDAAAWRLERPRSQMNFWDVFTREEAQRVTPPPRLITDMDRVDHARRQRRLLIAEEDERAMAKWRRRHPEDVTDERAYWAERTARRRAEQADRRRRKALANA from the coding sequence atgccgccgcgccgccgggGTTCTTCGggctaccgcggcgtccgcgaGCGCCCCAACGGCTGGTACTCCGTCGAGATCCGGTCCGGCGACGTCCGGCTCGGCCTCGGGTCGTTCCGGAGCGCGCACGAGGcggcccgcgcgtacgacgcggcggcgtggcgcttGGAGAGGCCCCGGTCGCAGATGAACTTTTGGGACGTCTTCACGCGCGAGGAGGCGCAGCGCGTCACCCCTCCGCCGCGTCTCATCACCGACATGGACCGTGTCGATCACGCTCGgcggcagcgccgcctcctcatcgCCGAGGAGGACGAGCGAGCCATGGCGAAGTGGCGCCGTCGCCACCCGGAGGACGTCACCGACGAGCGTGCCTACTGGGCGGAGAGGACGGCAAGGCGCCGCGCGGAGCAGGCGGACCGTCGTCGGCGGAAGGCATTGGCGAATGCGTAG